Genomic window (Molothrus ater isolate BHLD 08-10-18 breed brown headed cowbird chromosome 7, BPBGC_Mater_1.1, whole genome shotgun sequence):
caaaaGGAACAACTCGGGGCTCGCAGGGACCAGGCAGAGGGGACGGGGAATGgggtgagcagctccagcacacacagcccagcctgctccatCAGGGTGAGCTGAGgaaatcccagcctggagtAATCCCACCACCTCTCCTGCACCATCCCATCGGGATGCCATTTGTGCATCCCACCCCTGGCATTCTTTATCCACGGATTTCAGGAGGATGAAACTATTCCAGCTGTGCAAACACAACAGAACTTTGgtttttccagtgttttatcctatttttttcccttttggtaTTGTGGGTGGCAGGTGCTTGTTGGATCAagcccttttctgacccagagctGGGGTAACTGAGAGGCGTTTTAAAAACTtctattccattttcagtctcatgagaagggtgagacaatacagatgttagGATTCACACCAGCACAATCCAGGAGccaaatatttcttaattacaaCACATTATAAGTGCTTCTTGGCCTGTCAGCTTTTGCCACACCATAAGAGAATTCTCTACAAATTCATTTCCCCCAGGTGCTGATCCCCACTGCTCCCATGACAAAGGACAGGGAAAATGCACCTGGAACCTGCTTTTAATGCAACACccagcactggtgctgctgcctgcagaggtgTTTTTCCTTAACTGAGTTCCTTTCTGGAGATTTCTTCAAAGGTCATTAATGGGTGTCAGGAGACAAAGGAAAGCTGTGTTGGGGAAGTAGAAAAAGGGATCTGTTTTCCAGCAGATGTTCTACAACTCCTACAACTAAGGAAAAATTAAGTACAAGCAGACCAGGTGCTGTCAGCCCTGAATTGTGCAGTCTTATTCGACTTCTCTGGTTTGCTTTAAatcataattaaaattaatgcttATTTTTCATCCCCTTGGCCAGGGTGCCTGGTTATcttcaggcagctgctgcagaaaccaGGGAAGACTCCCATCCTCCCATTTAGGTGAAGGTGGTACAGTACACCCATGGGGTTCCTCTAATTTAAAAGAGAGGGGTGGGAAAGGACTTTtcactgctgtctgcagcaaGTGAAGGGAATGAGCCCAAAGGAGTTATTTGGAATTAAACTGGATGCAAGCCATGGATCCCGGGACACCGACCACCCTGGATGTGAGGAGAAGCCACCTCGGAAGGGTTGAGCAATCAGAAAGCTTTTCCAAGCTTTTCCCACGTTTTCCAAGCATTTTCAAGCATTTCCCAGATTCTCCAAGCTTTTCCCAGGTTTTCCAAGCAtttcccagcattcccaagcATTTGCAGCCCCCCTGGGCAGGgtcccagctgcttttctcccaCACAAGATGTGCACCAGAGCAGGAACGAGGGTTTGTTCCTGGAGCCAAGGGAGATCCCTGCTAAACccatctcctctccccagctgggATCCACCCCTGGATGGCTGCAGGGACTCTCCAGCCACCCCCAGCTGCTGAATATTCCCATTTTCATCCGGGCTGGATGCTTCCCAGTCTCCAGCGTGGCCTGAGGAAGGTGTGGGTGTGAAAGTTGCCTCAGATAATGAGATAATTGTTAtcaattctgtttctttttcttccacaggATTCTGGgggttatttttaaacaaaacacacGGTTCTCAAAAGCAGAATATTCCTATTCAGAATATTCCTCTGGGATTGCAATTTTTCAGGAGATGCGACAGATCTTTTGCAAGTGGAGCAAACCCACAAAGTTTGAGTGCAGCTCAAAGGTGGCAGGGGCACCTTTGGGGACAAGAAACCTTCAGAAAGGGCTTTTGTCTCCTCATGGAAACCCCTCCTTCCCGCAGGAATGGCTCCATCCTTCCTGCATAATGAGATGCACAGGTGCCATGGGAATAGGGGAGGCTTtgtcctccctccctgcaggagcagccctttgTGTCAGGGATGCTGAAGGATTCCACTCAATCATTCCTGCTGCAtcacctcccccagcccctcagcacagccaggagattGCTTTGGCCTCCAAATTGGCCAAGATTTCCTGATTTGAGGGATGTCCCTCAAATCCTTGTGGTTTTAATGcgttttaaactgtttttagggtgtttttaaggtgttttttccccactgacTGTAACCAGGTGCTGCCAGGAACTGAGCTcacattctgctgcttttaaagtaatttttaaatttattttccagtggGAGTTGTGCCTCAAATCAAAATTAGGCTTTGTATTTTTACAACTCTCATTTCTCCCCTTCTGGCGAAGGGCAGTGAGGGAGGGCACAAATATTTTGTTGAGGTCTCCTGAGCGAGTTTTTTATTCAAATTTATGTGCAAACCTGAGAGCCCTGAGTCAACCAATAGCTCCAGGAATAGCAGCTGTTTCCCAGGATATTATCcaacacacacaaatatttttcaagtggAATTTCACAGAGACAGCAGAGCCTTGCTTGCCATAAAAATAACTGTGAGAAAGAGAGCTGGCAAATCCCTGAGCAGGCCTAACAcgggtttgtttggttggattTGCTGGAATATTCATGGCAGTGACCAAATTGGAGGGGTTTTGGCTGAATATCCATTGTTTTCTGTGGAATGGTGAGGGAAGGGATGTGTGTTTCACTGGTGATGCTGTTCTGGCTGTgtttcagaaagcagcagccctggatccatcccagggccaAAGGTGGGGCATTCCCAGCCCAAACCAAGCTGGAAAATCAGGCCTGGAGCACAGCAACAGCTCCCCTGCTCCTCTTTCCCCAGATGCCTCCCTCCAAAGCACTCCACAAACAAAACAGCCGAGGCAAAAAAGCCCTTTTTGTCTCCAGAAGCACAtcctgggaaggagagcagcagatgGAGAGCCCTGGGAACAATGGGATAATGCTGAAGGGGTGCCAAGGACGTGGGGGCAAAGGGAATgggaagaggagctgctccagctgaggcaGGATTCAAAAGGAACGTTTTATTCAGCTGTGATTTCAAGGCTGTGGGGTGGTGACTGCAGGTCCTTGGGTAAGGGGGAGCTGTttggcaggagagcagagctgaaggacacctggagtgctgctgccagctgggcaggtGCCAACAGTGACCCAAAAACCaccctcagccagcagcaacCAGCCAGGGCTCACACACACCAGAGGCACTGGTTGGAgcaaaaaaataggaaataccAGAGCTCTGAatcgggaaaaaaaaaaaaattaaaaaaaaaatgaggctGTTCAGAAAAAGAGATGAGAAGCTCAATGTGGACACTGGAAAACAGCACTAATTTCATTAAAGGATTATCCTTCAGAGAGGATTTTCTCTTTGACAAGGTCGAAAAACTTTGAAAAACTTCCCATCTCTGCTTGAGCTCTGTGGGGATGAACCCAAACAGCTCCAGGGGGAGTTTTCCAgaattccccatccctgagcccACTGGAGAACCTGCAGAGCACGGGGGAACTTGAAGAggatgaaatgaaattattattattattattattattattattattattattattattattattattactattaatcTTTAAATTTTGGTTCCCTCTCCCaattcagcaaagcacttaagCTCATCAGCTTGCTGCTTTGACACtcatttttaatacaattttaatACACTTTTAATACACAAAGGTGCTTTAACACCTCTCACTGGCTCCACTGCACTGAAGAATCAGCCATGACAAGAAAATGCCTCGAGCATTTCTTGGGCTGCAGGTTTGGGCTTCCAACCAAAAATCTGGGATTTGGTTAAAATAACACAGACACAATGTTTTGGATAACACTTTTCTTTAATGGCATAAACCCCTATAACTTTCCCTGCACATCAGacagaaaagctgctctggaTGTTTTGAGAAATTATTCTAAACACACAGatatcacaaaataaaagctattttctaaattggtttaaaaaaaaccccatttgtGCCCTTGTAATGGATACAGAAACAGATCTGCATAAACAGAATCTGATTCCAAAGTCTGAATGCCCCCACATTTTCCCATCAAATCTCTGGACACACTTTCATGTCTAAATAACGAGCTGtcaggagatgctgcagaagcctttacagctggaaaaaaccccattattGCTCCTATGAAAACAAACTTGCCTGTTTCCTGCAGGGAAGAATTATCAAGGCTTTCTCAAGCCTGTCCATTCCATGTGCATTTTGCTCTGCCAGGTGTCCCAGCTCTCTTCTAAAGGGTCCCTCTGCAGCTAAAGGCCCAGAAAAGGTCCCcattcctggctgctgtggTCCCCTCCTCACAGAACCTCACACACAACTTCCCTGCAGTGTTTCCTACATGGCTGGCAcactcagtttaaaaaaaaaaaataaatctcttttttcACTATGTACGCTATGTACTCCTTGACATCAAGCTGGGGTGTGAGAATGCTCTGAGGTACCAAAAGGAAATGTGGCTGCTTCTGGGCAGAAAAGGTCCCCAAGTTCATGAAAGATGCAAAAATCACTGATTTTTTGTTCTGACCTTACTTTGGTTGTTTGGGGGGGCCGGGCTTGGTCACCCTCCTGTGCAGAGTTGCCAGCCCATGAGTGGGACAAAGTgacatcccagtgccacagagggagagctgcagggccaCAGGGCCGCAGGCAGTCTGGGTGAGAAACCCAAACCCCAGGAGCCCTCACTCCTACCTGGAGTGCCCCTTCACCTCCTCTGTGAACCCAAAAACGTCTGCAGAGGTGCCCACAATGTCCAGGTGGGTGTCATAAGGGATGATGAGCGTTCTGGGGTAGCGTGCTCTCAGCCTTTCACAGAACTGTCTGAGTCTctgcttcccagctctgctgggctccttGAAGCAGATCCTTTCCTTCCGTAAAATCTTCTGCAGCTCCACCGAGTAATTTTCTATCATTTTCTTGGCCTTTAATCCCTGTATGGTACCAGCCTTGCTGCCAGCACTCTCAATGCACACCGTGGTGATGTCACCATCAGTGACACCAGAAATGACCACATCATTTCCCTGCAAAGCCTTGGGATGGAAGCGCTTCATGTAGTGATAGATATCCGTGTCCAGAACCAGCACTCGTTTTTCCCTCTGCGCATCCCGGCTGGAACTCCTGGTctctgcagcacctctgtgctcctgcagcttcctcctcggtctctgctgggattttctctctcttttgtcCTCCTCTGGGAGGGATTTTGCCTTCAGCAGGAGGAAATCTCTCAGCGCTTGGAGTGCTGGGAAGGACCCTTGCACAGCAATTTGCCCGTCACGCTGCAAAGGCCCAAAACTCAAAGCCGGGCTCTGCTGCTTCATCTCTTCCACCAAATCTTCTAAAACCAAGTGATCTCTGAAAACAGCCATGTTGAGGGTGGAGGTGACCCAGAGGAAGGCCTGGAATTGGGAGAAGTTAAGGAGGGGGGCTAATGAGGCATGAGGCATAATTAGATGAATTAggtgtgggaaatggaaagaCAGAAACTTCCGTGGACACAGGAGGGTTTGATCTGCAGAAGCTTGGGAGAAGCTCGGATGgatgtaaaaataaagcacacagACATTAAGCAGAAACATAACAAACTTATGTTTCTATAGTTGCAAGTAAGAAGTAAGAAACATCTCAAATAACTTAGGTAAGTAAGAAACTATTGATAAGATGGTGAACAGTTTATAGCCTAGGGGATTAATTGTATAGAGTGGGCTAAGAGTTGAGAAGTTACAATAGAAGCATCTGCACATGTAATAGTACTGGATAAAAGTATATTCACTGCAGCAGAAGTAAGTAAAGGTGAGaggttagaaaagcaaaataaactttgTGGCACCATTCCATTGGGTTATAAAGTTATATATTGCCTTGTAACAAAGAACTTGTGACCATTTTTTATGGCCGACTGCGTGGCCATAAATCTCACAGCCTCTGAGACTGATGTTTGTCTGAGCCATAAATTGTTTTTAGCCCGACTGGGGTCCCATCCCTCCGATGAAAGCAGTGACAACGACACCAGGGAGGAGCTCACGTTGTGGCAGTAGCGGGTCACTGTCAGGGGGAAGGGCCTGGGCAGCCTCTTgtcctgcaggagatgctgatCCTTCTTCAGAACACGCTGCACGACTGAAAACAAACCCAGATTAAAGCTCCAAGACATTTCAAATTCTAACAGCCCCCCCTGTTTCTATAAAATCCCAATTTCAAACCAATCTCAGGCCAATTCCCTGGGGCACGGCTGTACTTTATATACACCCCTTTAAATACCTTCTGCATCCTCGAAGGTCACGTAGGCAACTCCTGCTTCCCGTGTGGGATACGTGACCTGCTCCACGTCCCCGCCGTTGTTCCTGGACTTTTGGAAGTGGATGGTGAGGAGGTCAGCCAGGAGGTCATCCTGCAGGGTGCCAGCGGGGACACCAGCGATGACAACTGTCCTCAtgcctctgccagcctgggcacagaTGGCAAAGTCAGGAGGGACCCCCAGATTCCCACCCCTGGAGAGGATCCCACTCCCTctgcaattttttccttttttttttccttttgttttgaattGGTACACACCGTTCACACCCATATTTCAAGTTTGGAAACATGTATTTTCAAGAAGCAATACATGAAAGTATCCATTAAGAATGCATAAagtctgaaaaaataatatatattatatataataatatgtattaataatatatcatatatcatgTATCATAgatcatataatatatataatatacattatatattatatataaaataatatatataatatataacatatataatttcttgctttatatatatagaagatataatagatataatatataattaatattatatatatcattatataatattattattaatatatatcattatataatatcattttattatattaagatatataatatataataatttttattatatatatatataataaatattgtCGCTTCCATGTAGCAAGAGAAGTTCATTTTCAAATCAGATAAAATTCAGGCTTTAGGTGTGAATGGTATGAATGGCGGTCtccttttgtttgttggttttgttttggtttttttttcagttttttagtTGTTTTAGGAGCCTTTGCAATGTGCATTTAGGGGTTAATTAATCCTGCCCAATCAGATCTCAGTGCCTGCCAGGCTGCCTCAGGCACCTGCATTAAAAAATGGTTTCAAATGCCATTTAAACCCTCTCACTATCTTctcaaaagcaggaaaaatgagcATTACATTTAAGTTTCTCAGCTGGAAGGTCCCACTGGTAACGTGGTTTCCTCTGATTCTAATATTTAACATCAGAATAAAAAATTGTAACTGCATGTGATGCTCAGCAGGGATTCCCTACAGAGTGGAAGGGGCAGATCCCCTGTTAAATTTGGGATCTCAGCCATTTAAACCCTCTCAGCATTTtctcaaagcaggaaaaatgagcCCTGAATTTCAGTTTCTCACCTGGAAGATCCCACTGGTAACACGGTTTCCTCTGATTCTGATATTTAACATCAGAATAAAAAATTGTAACGGCATGTGATGCTCAGCAGGGATTGATTCCCAGCAGAGTGGAGGGGCAGATTCCCTGTTAAATTTGGTAGAGATGGGATCTCAGCCATTTAAACCCTCTCAGCATCTtctcaaagcaggaaaaatgagcCCTGAATCTCAGCTTCTTACCTGGAAGGTCCCACTGGTAACGTGGTTTCCTCTGATTCTGATATTTGATATCACTGCACATACATTGTGGAGCACTGACTACATTTAACACTTCACTGACTTTTCGGAAGAAAGGAGATAAATTTGGTTTGTGGGAACGAGCTGTCAATAACTGCACTTGAGGTCAGTCACTCCCATCTGAATTCTTTAAACTTCTCTTAAGGTTTTTTCCTGGGCCTGGGCTGCCTAAAACAcgatcccagctccagcaggtgctgctgagggagcaaTGCCTGCTCACAATCCTGGGGCTCTGGAGACAAACGCAGCGAGAGGCTCCATCAAATTCCGACAGCCAGGAGCTTTTAATTAATGACAGCAGCCAATTAAGCAGGCGGTGAGGCCCGTGCGAGAGGCGGCACGGAGGGAAtgcaaacggggattttctcACGCCTGGCACAGCCGGAGCTCGGCTCGGCTGCCAGACAGCCCTCACACCTCCCCAGCTGGTGTTTGGGAGCAACACTCGGGCCTGCTAGTGgggttaggggaaaaaaaaacaacccaagaaCACACGGTTTGTGCTGAATCACTCCCCAGACGCGTCTGTGCcgagcagctgctcccaggcacgGATGGGCGCTGCGGGAGGGGCCGGGAACGGGCCGGGAACGGGCCgggaatggggagggagggagggatggggcagcagctctgctgacaaCGGGTCCTGCTGGGACTTCCTGGcaaatcccagactggtttgggttgggaaggaccttaaagctcatcccaatccagccctgccatgggcaaagACACTTTCCattgtcccaggctgctccaaacccccatgtccagcctggccttgggcactgccagggacccaggggcagccccagctgctctggcaatcccagcccagccaggaattcccaattcccaatgtcccatccatccctgccctctggcactgggagccattccctggctcctgtccctccatcccttgtccccagtccgTCCCCAACTCCTTTTCCAGCGCTTTCCCCTCAGCTCCTCCCGGCCCTGCCCCTCGCGGTGCGCGGCCCCTgctccccccggccccggcacTTGCCATGGCCGCTCCAACGGGACGGGATCTCACCGGGACGGGATCACATCGGGACGAGGATCCCACCGGGAAGGGATCTCACCGGGAAGGGCCTCGGAACGAGCGGGCCCGGCGGGGAAACGAAAGCGAAAGCGGCGGGGAAGCGGCGGCGCCGCCCCTGGGGGCGCTCCCAGCccggcggggacagcgcggcccggcccgccctGCCCGGCTGAACTGCGGGGCGGAACGGGAACCGCGATGTGCCGGGACacgcggggacagggacatttaCAGGGACATAtacagggacacacagggataggcaggggcagggacatgcGGAGACGAACATATACATGGACAAGAACACGTGAAAAGGAACAAGGGAGAAGGGCGTGcatggagagggacagggacacacggggAGAGAAACACACCTGGAGAAGGACAGGTATGGAGAGGGACagacatggacagggacacgCATAGACTGGGACATGTGTGAACTGGGACATGCATGGAGAGAGATACACACGGagagggacatggagggacaaatacagggacacagggagaagGGCATGcatggagagggacagggacacacgtGGAGAAGGACAGGTATGGAGAGGGATATGCATGGAGAGGGACAGATATGGACTGGCACATGCATGGACAGGGACAtgcatggacagggacacacatGGAGAAGGACAGGAATGGAGAGGGACATGAAAAGAATGGAGAGGGACACGTGTGGACTGGGACACGCATGGACTGGCACATGCATGGACAGGGACAtgcatggacagggacacacgTGGAGAAGGACAGGAATGGAGAGGGACATGAAAAGAATGGAGAGGGACACGTGTGGACTGGGACACGCATGGACTGGCACATGCAGGGAGAGAGACACACGTGGACAGGGACACGCAGGGACAGCAAACACTGCCAGGGAcgcaggggcagccccagctgctctgggcaccctgtgccagggcctgcccaccctcccaggcaggaattccttccccCTGTCCCCCATGGCCAGGGAATcccccctggcaccccaaagGCTGCgcttgcccagctcctgtggccccAAACAGCCCCGGGTTTGGCTGGACACTGATGTTGGGGTGAacactgcagctgggaaatgtcCCTGTGTGTAATTTGGGAATAAAAACCTCCCAGCCCGATGAAAAGTCACCCCAGcggggaggaaaaaaggataCTGACATTTATAGACACATCACTGACactttattcttatttttcatcATTAAAACCAGTTTCCAGCCTTTAAAGCACCATTGCtgctttaaaatttaacagGGTAATCATCACAAGCCATAATTCATCAGGGACAAAAGCAAGACATTTACAGACATTGTCTTTAAAGCGTAAAAATCTGATTTGTTTTCTGGGCTTTAAAACCTGCAGCTTCTCACCACTCCTCATGAGTCACACCTTATGAGAATTttaagctttttcctttttaatgatTTACTTGTCAATATTTATCAGTGAGATACAGTTGAAATCCATGACATTTTTTACCTTTCTCaggtttttccccctctctttttcAGGTGTCTGGTCTTAGCATGTTTTTGAGAGTGCAAAAGTGCACAATTTCTGGAAATTCTTCAGCACTACTTTGTTTGGAGTGATTATTAT
Coding sequences:
- the RBM43 gene encoding RNA-binding protein 43; its protein translation is MAGRGMRTVVIAGVPAGTLQDDLLADLLTIHFQKSRNNGGDVEQVTYPTREAGVAYVTFEDAEVVQRVLKKDQHLLQDKRLPRPFPLTVTRYCHNAFLWVTSTLNMAVFRDHLVLEDLVEEMKQQSPALSFGPLQRDGQIAVQGSFPALQALRDFLLLKAKSLPEEDKRERKSQQRPRRKLQEHRGAAETRSSSRDAQREKRVLVLDTDIYHYMKRFHPKALQGNDVVISGVTDGDITTVCIESAGSKAGTIQGLKAKKMIENYSVELQKILRKERICFKEPSRAGKQRLRQFCERLRARYPRTLIIPYDTHLDIVGTSADVFGFTEEVKGHSR